The Salinispora tropica CNB-440 genome has a window encoding:
- a CDS encoding penicillin acylase family protein, whose amino-acid sequence MNPVRVLSPRVRKVALWTVAVVTALALVLTLTAVWTVRRAFPQHDGGLRLPGLTAPVTVHRDDHGIPQVYAKTAEDLFRAQGYLHAQDRFWEMDFRRHLTAGRLAELFGESQVETDIYLRTMGWRRVAEQEWGLLGVETKRYLQVYADGVNAWLDENDGGRASLEYAVLGLQNSGYEIETWHPVDSIAWLKAMAWDLRGNMRDEIARAALLAEGLNRQQVEELYPAYPFDRHEPIVTTGGIVDGAFDQEVTPASPDPVDGSVSDGTETAGVGGGVLTAEPAGPIAGTAVVEMVTALAGGLSRLPAVLGAGRGIGSNSWVIDGDLTDTGKPILANDPHLGPSMPGIWYQIGLHCACDINVSGFSFSGTPGVVIGHNARVAWGFTNLSPDVTDLYLERVDGDRVQVDGEWQPLETRTETIKVAGGEDVSITVRASGHGPLLSDASAELRDIGLAPPVDPAGSPASVAATPELPPDESATTDDEQRDGYAIALSWTALAPGRTADAIFTLNTATNWADFRAAAALFEVPAQNLVYADIDGNIGYQAPGRIPVRGKGDGRWMAPGWDSAYDWQGFIPFAELPSVLNPPAGYLVTANEAVIGPSYPYLLTTDWAYGYRSQRIHELIDSARGAGKITVADVQSMQFDNRNGFASTLVPAVEAALDAGTSGLVRSATDLWAEWDYQQPAEGEPGTDDGRRSAAAAYYNAVWRHLLLATFDELPSDHRLDGNDQSYEVVRGLLSQPDALWWDRTETEVVEVRDDILRAAAEAAASELSRDQGDQPADWRWGRMHTLTVRNQSFGTSGVGIIEWLFNTDPVSVSGGGAIVNATGWNAATGYEVNAVPSMRMIVDLADLDASRWIQLTGNSGHAFHRNYDDQLELWRTGETLPMRWERATIEAEAAQTLTLEP is encoded by the coding sequence GTGAATCCTGTACGCGTTCTTTCGCCCCGGGTGCGTAAGGTCGCGCTCTGGACCGTGGCGGTCGTCACCGCGCTGGCCCTCGTGCTCACCCTCACCGCCGTGTGGACGGTGCGGCGAGCGTTCCCGCAGCACGACGGCGGGCTTCGGCTGCCCGGGCTCACCGCGCCGGTCACCGTGCACCGCGACGATCACGGCATCCCGCAGGTGTACGCGAAGACTGCCGAGGACCTGTTTCGTGCCCAGGGCTACCTCCACGCGCAGGATCGGTTCTGGGAGATGGACTTCCGCCGCCATCTGACCGCGGGTCGACTCGCCGAACTCTTCGGTGAGAGCCAGGTGGAGACCGATATCTACCTCCGGACGATGGGTTGGCGTCGGGTCGCCGAGCAGGAGTGGGGCCTCCTCGGGGTGGAAACCAAGCGCTACCTGCAGGTGTACGCCGACGGGGTGAACGCCTGGCTCGACGAGAACGACGGGGGCCGGGCGAGTCTGGAGTACGCCGTACTCGGCCTGCAGAACTCGGGCTATGAGATCGAGACGTGGCACCCGGTGGACAGCATCGCCTGGCTGAAGGCGATGGCGTGGGACCTGCGCGGCAACATGAGAGACGAGATCGCCCGGGCGGCACTGCTCGCCGAGGGCCTGAACCGCCAGCAGGTCGAGGAGCTGTATCCGGCGTACCCCTTCGACCGGCATGAGCCGATCGTCACCACGGGCGGCATCGTGGATGGTGCCTTCGATCAGGAAGTCACCCCGGCCTCCCCGGACCCGGTCGACGGCTCGGTCTCCGACGGGACCGAGACCGCCGGAGTGGGCGGGGGTGTGCTCACCGCGGAGCCGGCCGGACCCATCGCTGGCACGGCTGTCGTGGAGATGGTCACCGCGTTGGCCGGCGGGCTGTCCCGGCTGCCGGCCGTGTTGGGTGCCGGTCGGGGCATCGGCTCCAACTCGTGGGTTATTGACGGCGACCTGACCGACACCGGGAAGCCGATCCTCGCCAACGACCCGCACCTCGGTCCCAGCATGCCCGGCATCTGGTACCAGATCGGCCTGCACTGTGCGTGCGACATCAACGTCTCCGGCTTCAGCTTCTCGGGCACACCGGGGGTGGTCATCGGGCACAACGCCCGCGTCGCGTGGGGCTTCACCAATTTGAGCCCCGACGTCACGGATCTGTATCTGGAGCGGGTGGACGGCGACCGGGTGCAGGTCGACGGAGAATGGCAGCCGCTGGAGACCCGCACCGAAACCATCAAGGTCGCCGGCGGCGAGGACGTGTCCATCACCGTCCGGGCCTCCGGGCACGGACCCCTGCTCTCCGACGCGTCGGCCGAACTGCGCGATATCGGCCTTGCTCCGCCGGTCGACCCGGCGGGTTCACCGGCGTCGGTCGCTGCCACCCCGGAGCTACCCCCCGACGAATCGGCGACCACCGACGACGAGCAGCGCGACGGCTACGCCATCGCGCTGAGCTGGACCGCACTCGCGCCGGGCCGGACCGCCGACGCCATCTTCACGCTGAACACCGCGACGAACTGGGCCGACTTCCGCGCCGCGGCGGCGCTGTTCGAGGTGCCCGCGCAGAACCTCGTCTACGCCGACATCGACGGCAACATCGGCTACCAGGCGCCCGGTCGGATCCCGGTGCGGGGCAAGGGGGACGGGCGGTGGATGGCGCCGGGATGGGACTCGGCGTACGACTGGCAGGGTTTCATTCCCTTCGCGGAGTTGCCGAGTGTCCTCAACCCACCCGCCGGCTACCTGGTCACGGCCAATGAGGCTGTCATCGGCCCCTCGTACCCGTACCTGCTCACCACCGACTGGGCCTACGGCTACCGCAGTCAGCGCATCCACGAGCTGATCGACTCGGCGCGGGGTGCCGGAAAGATCACCGTCGCGGACGTGCAGTCCATGCAGTTCGACAACCGCAACGGTTTCGCGTCGACGCTCGTCCCGGCGGTCGAGGCGGCTCTCGACGCCGGCACCTCGGGCCTGGTCCGGTCCGCCACCGACCTATGGGCGGAGTGGGACTACCAGCAGCCGGCTGAGGGCGAACCGGGCACCGACGACGGGCGCCGCTCCGCCGCGGCGGCGTACTACAACGCCGTCTGGCGGCACCTGCTCCTGGCGACCTTCGACGAACTGCCGTCGGACCACCGGCTCGACGGCAACGACCAGTCGTACGAGGTGGTGCGGGGGCTACTCAGCCAGCCCGATGCACTGTGGTGGGACCGGACGGAGACCGAGGTCGTCGAGGTACGCGACGACATTCTGCGCGCGGCGGCCGAAGCGGCGGCCAGCGAACTCTCCCGCGACCAGGGCGACCAGCCGGCCGACTGGCGCTGGGGCCGGATGCACACCCTGACCGTACGGAACCAGTCCTTCGGCACCTCGGGCGTGGGGATCATCGAATGGCTCTTCAACACCGACCCCGTCAGCGTGTCGGGAGGTGGCGCGATCGTCAACGCCACCGGCTGGAACGCCGCCACCGGGTACGAGGTCAACGCCGTACCGTCCATGCGGATGATCGTCGACCTGGCGGACCTGGACGCCTCTCGGTGGATCCAGCTGACCGGCAACTCCGGGCATGCCTTCCACCGCAACTACGACGACCAGCTGGAGCTGTGGCGTACCGGCGAGACCCTGCCGATGCGCTGGGAGCGAGCCACGATCGAGGCCGAGGCGGCGCAGACGCTCACCCTGGAGCCCTAG
- a CDS encoding glycoside hydrolase family 19 protein → MSRLRALAALAVLTIAGTLMAIIPAATASAATCATSWHSSAVYTGGMQVSHNGRNYQAKWWTQNEAPPGTSGVWQDLGACGGSTPPPGGTCNHPNWVAGTWYPAGSVVRYTNGLYYIAEHDNPGYDPTISTWYWDPYSCGSPPPTDPGDFVVTEAQFNQMFPGRNSFYTYAGLVAALNAYPAFTNTGNSTVRRQEAAAFLANVHHETGGLIHIVEQNPANYPHYCDSGQPYGCPAGQAAYYGRGPIQLSWNFNYNAAGNALGLPLLTNPWLVENDAAVAWKTALWYWMTQNGPGWMTAHSAMVNGAGFGETIRSINGSLECNGGNPAQVQSRVNRYQQFAGLLGVPPGANLYC, encoded by the coding sequence ATGTCGAGACTTCGCGCCCTCGCCGCGCTGGCGGTGTTGACCATCGCCGGCACGCTGATGGCGATCATCCCGGCCGCGACAGCCTCAGCCGCGACCTGCGCGACATCCTGGCATTCCTCCGCCGTCTACACCGGAGGAATGCAGGTCTCCCACAACGGCCGCAACTACCAGGCGAAGTGGTGGACCCAAAACGAAGCTCCGCCCGGCACCAGCGGCGTCTGGCAAGATCTCGGCGCCTGCGGCGGATCCACGCCACCCCCGGGCGGAACCTGCAACCATCCGAACTGGGTTGCCGGCACCTGGTACCCCGCCGGCAGCGTCGTGCGCTACACGAACGGCCTCTACTACATCGCCGAACATGACAACCCGGGGTACGACCCCACCATCAGCACGTGGTACTGGGATCCGTACAGCTGTGGCAGTCCACCCCCCACCGACCCGGGTGACTTCGTGGTTACCGAGGCGCAGTTCAACCAGATGTTTCCGGGCCGAAACTCCTTCTACACCTACGCCGGGCTGGTCGCAGCCCTCAACGCCTACCCGGCCTTCACGAACACCGGCAATAGCACCGTGCGGCGGCAAGAAGCCGCGGCCTTCCTGGCGAACGTGCACCACGAGACGGGTGGCCTCATCCACATCGTGGAACAGAACCCGGCGAACTATCCGCACTACTGCGACTCCGGACAGCCCTACGGCTGCCCCGCCGGTCAGGCCGCCTACTACGGGCGCGGGCCGATCCAGCTCAGCTGGAACTTCAACTACAACGCAGCGGGCAACGCCCTCGGACTGCCCCTGCTGACCAACCCCTGGCTGGTGGAGAACGACGCCGCGGTGGCCTGGAAGACCGCCCTCTGGTACTGGATGACTCAGAACGGACCGGGCTGGATGACAGCTCACAGCGCGATGGTCAACGGCGCCGGGTTCGGTGAGACCATCCGCAGCATCAATGGCTCGCTCGAGTGCAACGGCGGCAATCCCGCGCAGGTACAGAGCCGCGTCAATCGGTACCAACAGTTCGCTGGCCTCCTCGGGGTGCCACCCGGGGCCAACCTGTACTGCTGA
- a CDS encoding MDR family MFS transporter: MVQHTITPPSSPSSHRRRLPYRYWVAIVYVLGLFVEIMDTSIVNVAVPALAAEFETTPNHTYWAVLGYLLSLALFIPASGWIGDRFGSKRVFLVALALFTVASALCGLAQTLDQLIAFRILQGVGAGMLTPVGGAMLYRAFPQSQRAKAATAVFGVAVLAPAMGPVLGGLLVDTASWRWIFYINIPLGILTMALAATVLVEHREPHAHRFDIAGFVLGGAALTTTLYGLSLGPTLGWTSPTIVAALICAPLLAVAFVMVERTRSEPLVQVALFKDPMFRIGNIAGSFLSGGYLGLIFLLPLFLQGPQGQSALHSGLILLPQSVGALVSSQIAGRWWYRHYGPRPLMLYGALLAAASGVAFLAVGADTDPLVTAALLGLRGLAIGPVFIALQTATYATISPAATGQAVAIYNTQRQVSAAVGIALGAAWLTARTPNSAEAVDTVSAFHESFVLVSILLLVGALISARIKNADARATMDPPPEPPTHTAGEESDRTAQLSVHAADGAGAHPPRSST; this comes from the coding sequence GTGGTTCAACACACGATCACCCCCCCATCGTCCCCTTCCAGTCACCGGCGGCGGCTGCCTTACCGGTACTGGGTCGCCATCGTCTATGTGCTGGGCCTGTTCGTGGAGATCATGGACACCTCGATCGTCAACGTGGCGGTTCCCGCCTTGGCCGCCGAGTTCGAGACGACGCCGAATCACACGTACTGGGCGGTGTTGGGCTATCTGCTGTCACTGGCCCTGTTCATACCCGCTTCAGGCTGGATCGGTGACCGCTTCGGCTCCAAGCGCGTCTTCCTCGTCGCCCTCGCCCTCTTCACCGTGGCTTCGGCCCTGTGCGGCCTGGCCCAAACGCTGGACCAACTCATCGCCTTCCGGATCCTGCAGGGTGTGGGCGCTGGCATGCTGACCCCGGTGGGTGGGGCCATGCTGTACCGGGCCTTCCCACAGTCGCAACGCGCCAAGGCCGCCACCGCCGTGTTCGGCGTTGCCGTGCTTGCTCCCGCCATGGGCCCGGTGCTCGGCGGACTGCTGGTCGACACAGCGTCGTGGCGGTGGATCTTCTACATCAACATTCCCCTCGGCATTCTCACCATGGCCCTGGCCGCCACCGTGCTGGTGGAGCATCGTGAGCCCCACGCCCACCGCTTCGACATCGCCGGGTTCGTGCTGGGAGGTGCGGCCCTCACCACGACGCTCTACGGGCTGTCGCTCGGCCCGACGCTGGGGTGGACCTCACCCACCATCGTGGCTGCCCTGATCTGCGCTCCGCTGTTGGCGGTCGCCTTCGTCATGGTCGAGCGCACCAGGTCCGAGCCCTTGGTGCAGGTGGCGCTGTTCAAGGATCCGATGTTCCGTATCGGCAACATCGCCGGCAGTTTCCTCAGCGGGGGCTACCTCGGCTTGATCTTCCTGCTGCCGTTGTTCCTCCAGGGCCCCCAGGGTCAATCCGCACTCCACAGCGGCCTGATCCTGCTACCCCAGTCGGTCGGAGCCCTCGTCTCGTCGCAGATTGCCGGCCGTTGGTGGTACCGCCACTACGGACCCCGCCCGCTCATGCTGTACGGGGCGCTCCTGGCCGCGGCCAGTGGCGTCGCCTTCCTCGCCGTCGGGGCCGACACCGACCCCCTGGTCACGGCCGCTCTACTGGGGCTACGGGGCCTGGCCATCGGACCGGTGTTCATCGCCCTCCAGACCGCCACCTACGCCACCATCAGCCCGGCCGCGACCGGGCAGGCCGTCGCCATCTACAACACCCAACGTCAGGTCAGCGCTGCGGTCGGTATCGCCCTGGGGGCGGCATGGCTCACCGCCCGGACCCCGAACAGCGCCGAGGCCGTCGACACGGTGTCGGCCTTCCACGAATCCTTCGTGCTGGTCAGCATTCTCCTACTTGTCGGCGCGTTGATTTCAGCCCGGATCAAGAACGCCGACGCTCGAGCCACCATGGATCCGCCACCCGAACCACCTACCCACACGGCAGGAGAAGAGTCGGACCGGACAGCGCAGCTATCCGTTCATGCAGCAGATGGTGCCGGCGCTCACCCACCTCGCTCGAGCACCTGA
- a CDS encoding class-II fumarase/aspartase family protein, with amino-acid sequence MPTSAIDSLVFRDIFGEPRVRAIWSDEGRTRRYLEVEAALSRAQGAIGVIPRDAAAAISDACRIENIDMDKLAQETVAIGYPVLPLVHQLQELAGEGGNWCHWGATTQDITDSATILQIRASLDVIEELLGRAVAATAALAREHRDLPMVGRSNLQQGVPITFGFKMARLLASLLRHRERLADLRPRVEVVEFGGACGTIASLGHDGMKVQGKLAEELGLATPEIAWHTEHDRIAEVACFLGLVTGTLAKFATDVKTMMMTEVGEVSEPFVPNRGSSSTMPQKRNPMSCCYITACAASVRQSVAAFLEAMASDHERGTGPWEIEWIQLPPIFTLTSGALAQAAFVLEGLEVHGDRMASNLGITKGLIMSESVMMVLARKLGRGQAHDLLYRLCREALKQDTSLAEVLRADPDISAHLSADEIAELTDPVRYLGSAGIAVDQVLSRV; translated from the coding sequence ATGCCGACGAGCGCTATCGACAGCCTGGTGTTCCGAGACATCTTCGGCGAGCCCCGGGTGCGGGCGATCTGGTCAGACGAGGGCCGCACCCGCCGCTACCTGGAGGTCGAAGCCGCGCTCTCCCGGGCGCAGGGTGCGATTGGAGTGATCCCGCGGGACGCCGCGGCGGCGATATCTGATGCGTGCCGCATCGAGAACATCGACATGGACAAGCTCGCCCAGGAAACGGTCGCGATCGGCTACCCCGTTCTGCCGCTGGTGCACCAGCTCCAGGAGCTGGCCGGCGAGGGTGGAAACTGGTGTCACTGGGGTGCGACAACCCAGGACATCACCGACAGCGCCACCATCCTGCAGATCAGGGCCTCACTCGATGTGATCGAGGAGCTGCTCGGCCGGGCCGTCGCCGCCACCGCCGCGCTGGCCCGTGAGCACCGTGACCTGCCGATGGTCGGTCGCTCCAACCTCCAACAGGGGGTACCCATCACTTTCGGGTTCAAGATGGCGCGCCTGTTGGCGTCGCTGCTGCGCCACCGGGAACGCCTCGCCGACCTGCGCCCCCGGGTCGAGGTCGTCGAGTTCGGCGGGGCCTGCGGCACGATCGCCTCGCTCGGCCACGACGGCATGAAGGTGCAGGGGAAGCTCGCCGAGGAGTTGGGCCTGGCCACGCCGGAGATCGCCTGGCACACCGAGCATGACCGGATCGCGGAGGTGGCCTGCTTCCTGGGCCTGGTCACCGGCACGCTCGCCAAGTTCGCCACCGACGTCAAGACGATGATGATGACCGAGGTCGGGGAGGTCTCCGAACCCTTCGTGCCGAACCGTGGCTCCTCCTCCACCATGCCCCAGAAGCGGAATCCGATGTCCTGCTGCTACATAACGGCCTGCGCGGCCAGCGTGCGGCAGTCCGTGGCCGCGTTCCTCGAGGCCATGGCATCGGACCACGAGCGCGGGACGGGGCCATGGGAGATCGAGTGGATCCAGTTGCCTCCCATCTTCACCCTCACGTCGGGCGCCCTGGCGCAGGCCGCGTTCGTGCTGGAGGGGCTCGAGGTGCACGGTGACCGGATGGCCAGCAATCTGGGCATCACCAAGGGGCTCATCATGTCGGAGTCGGTCATGATGGTTCTTGCCCGCAAGCTGGGTCGTGGCCAAGCGCACGACCTGCTCTATCGACTCTGTCGCGAGGCCCTGAAGCAGGACACGTCGCTTGCTGAGGTGCTGCGGGCCGACCCGGACATCTCCGCGCACCTCTCCGCCGACGAGATCGCGGAGCTGACCGACCCGGTCCGCTACCTGGGCAGCGCCGGCATCGCGGTGGACCAGGTGCTCAGCCGCGTGTGA
- a CDS encoding ABC transporter ATP-binding protein, with protein MPTTSLPDRPSDQSKPTQREPALPELRQMWWETGVRARAQAGLFAVFSELPRLVGAALAVSWRADRLRTLVVAATTVGAGVLAAFGLLAAQRVLVELFAGGPTADKVLAALPALVTLAAVTALRAGMATAMGYAQNGLSPKVDREVERGLFEVTTAVRLEAFDADAFADDMERASRGADSTTGLVQASMNLLAGLTGVLAVAVAVVVIHPLLLVALLVATVPNGWASLRAGHLRYQTYAAGSVRRRRLWLLHRLMAERDSAPELRSYGLRSFLLDQYDRVMGVETGIQLALARRVTTTTTVGAMIGGFATAVVYALLGVLLVEGHIPLAAAATGVIAVQSAQRSLTVVTFQMDRAYTEGQHFRDYTGFMTRAAEYLPEPRTGDVDRPVPPQPLRTVTVDAVSLRYPDRDTAAVDQVSLTIEAGQTVALVGENGSGKSTLATMIATLRTPTGGTIRYNGRSTDDWDTDALRARIAVVTQEYHKWPFTAATNIAIGDLTTTPEQDRIEAAASRAVAHSMISDLPHGYETLLDRTFAGGQDLSGGQWQRITAARGFLRDADLLIMDEPSSALDPRAEDALFQSIRDRQGHGITILITHRLANVRHADRIYVLHHGRLVEAGTHDDLLATGGRYAELFTLQAAGYDTRVPLPRQTAAAGTSAP; from the coding sequence ATGCCGACAACCAGCCTGCCCGACCGCCCGTCCGACCAGTCGAAGCCGACCCAGCGAGAGCCGGCGCTACCGGAGTTGCGCCAGATGTGGTGGGAGACCGGAGTGCGAGCGCGGGCGCAGGCCGGTCTCTTCGCGGTCTTCTCCGAGCTGCCCCGACTGGTGGGTGCGGCGCTGGCCGTCAGCTGGCGGGCCGACCGGCTCCGCACCCTGGTCGTGGCGGCCACCACGGTGGGCGCCGGAGTGCTGGCCGCCTTCGGGCTGCTCGCGGCGCAGCGGGTGCTGGTGGAGTTGTTCGCCGGCGGCCCGACCGCCGACAAGGTACTCGCCGCGCTACCCGCCCTGGTCACCCTCGCGGCGGTGACCGCGTTGCGCGCGGGCATGGCCACCGCGATGGGGTACGCCCAGAACGGCCTGAGCCCGAAGGTGGACCGGGAGGTGGAACGGGGCCTGTTCGAGGTGACCACGGCCGTACGGCTGGAGGCGTTCGACGCGGACGCCTTCGCCGACGACATGGAGCGGGCATCCCGTGGCGCGGACTCCACCACCGGCCTGGTGCAGGCGTCGATGAACCTCCTCGCCGGCCTCACCGGTGTGCTCGCCGTCGCGGTCGCCGTCGTGGTGATCCACCCGCTGTTGCTGGTGGCCCTGCTGGTGGCCACGGTGCCGAACGGATGGGCCTCGCTGCGCGCCGGGCACCTGCGCTATCAGACGTACGCGGCGGGGTCGGTGCGGCGGCGTCGATTGTGGCTGCTGCACCGGTTGATGGCCGAACGCGACTCCGCCCCCGAGCTACGCAGCTACGGGCTGCGGTCCTTCCTGCTCGACCAGTACGACCGGGTGATGGGGGTCGAGACCGGTATCCAGCTCGCCCTGGCCCGTCGGGTCACCACAACCACCACCGTCGGCGCGATGATCGGTGGGTTCGCCACCGCCGTGGTCTACGCGCTGCTCGGCGTCCTGCTGGTCGAAGGACACATCCCCCTCGCCGCCGCGGCTACCGGCGTCATCGCCGTACAGTCCGCGCAGCGATCCCTGACGGTGGTCACCTTCCAGATGGACCGCGCCTACACCGAGGGCCAGCACTTCCGCGACTACACCGGCTTCATGACCCGCGCCGCCGAATACCTGCCCGAGCCGCGAACCGGCGACGTCGACCGCCCGGTGCCGCCGCAGCCGTTGCGTACCGTCACGGTCGACGCGGTCAGCCTGCGCTATCCCGACCGGGACACCGCCGCCGTCGACCAGGTCAGCCTGACCATTGAGGCGGGGCAGACGGTGGCGCTCGTGGGAGAAAACGGCTCCGGCAAGTCCACCCTCGCCACGATGATCGCCACCCTGCGGACGCCCACCGGCGGGACCATCCGCTACAACGGTCGGTCCACCGACGACTGGGACACCGACGCGTTGCGGGCCCGGATCGCCGTGGTGACGCAGGAATACCACAAGTGGCCGTTCACCGCCGCCACGAACATCGCCATCGGTGACCTCACCACCACCCCAGAGCAGGATCGCATCGAGGCCGCTGCCAGCCGCGCGGTCGCCCACAGCATGATCAGCGACCTGCCGCACGGCTACGAGACCCTGCTCGACCGAACCTTCGCCGGCGGTCAGGACCTCTCCGGTGGGCAGTGGCAACGCATCACGGCTGCCCGAGGCTTCCTTCGGGACGCCGACCTGCTCATCATGGACGAGCCCTCCTCGGCACTCGACCCGCGGGCGGAGGACGCCCTGTTCCAGTCCATCCGGGACCGGCAGGGCCACGGGATCACCATCCTCATCACCCACCGGCTCGCCAACGTCCGCCACGCCGACCGCATCTACGTCCTGCACCACGGCCGGCTCGTCGAAGCCGGTACCCACGACGACCTCCTCGCCACCGGTGGTCGGTACGCCGAGTTGTTCACCCTCCAAGCTGCCGGCTACGACACCCGCGTACCGCTACCGAGGCAGACCGCTGCCGCCGGGACGAGTGCGCCGTGA